From a single Aspergillus puulaauensis MK2 DNA, chromosome 2, nearly complete sequence genomic region:
- a CDS encoding cytochrome P450 (COG:Q;~EggNog:ENOG410PKVJ;~InterPro:IPR001128,IPR002401,IPR036396;~PFAM:PF00067;~SMCOG1034:cytochrome P450;~antiSMASH:Cluster_2.2;~go_function: GO:0005506 - iron ion binding [Evidence IEA];~go_function: GO:0016705 - oxidoreductase activity, acting on paired donors, with incorporation or reduction of molecular oxygen [Evidence IEA];~go_function: GO:0020037 - heme binding [Evidence IEA];~go_process: GO:0055114 - oxidation-reduction process [Evidence IEA]), protein MYPTVIASVIVLLILRLVLAFYLARQKVWKLQRANLPMPDFKLLAGHFGALKQTIQGMPPNATLHSIMLKLSQQFPSGMFYINMWPFSGTWLIVATPSAAIQIQSLNLTKPDILRKPLETITGGPSLISMHGETWKRWRALFNPGFNPAYLIGLAPHIADEVAVFCEQLRKKAREREMFLLEPLTLRLTVDTICSVTLDAQLHHQTKDHPLAIALQRQIEWTSFGTTFNPFKRYLTIRPLVLWYNNRLMNQFINQEIDRAYHEQSGQPSKSVIALALRQYLKEQTNGNTAQSLKDFKRRVAPQLRVFLFAGRDTTSSTLLYTFYLLSKHQEILEKVRAEHDNVFGKDHHQARNRIREDAQLLNQLPYTVAVIKETLRLFPPSASMREGREGVEIVGDDGQRYPTTGCNVWTLTVALHHNGNHWKEAESFIPERWLVGPEDPLYPVKGAWRAFEFGPRGCIGQTLALLELRIALVMTLREFDITPAYDEWDGLHPREFVKQVNGHRAYQAEKGGGGAHPADGVPCRVTLRK, encoded by the exons ATGTATCCGACGGTTATCGCAAGTGTAATTGTATTGCTCATTCTCCGCCTGGTGCTGGCGTTCTACCTCGCGCGCCAGAAAGTATGGAAGCTCCAAAGGGCAAACCTG CCCATGCCAGACTTCAAACTCCTGGCCGGTCACTTTGGCGCCCTGAAACAAACAATCCAGGGAATGCCGCCAAATGCAACTCTGCACAGCATCATGCTTAAGCTCTCCCAGCAATTCCCCTCGGGCATGTTCTATATCAACATGTGGCCGTTCAGCGGCACATGGCTGATAGTCGCGACCCCATCAGCAGCAATTCAGATCCAGAGTCTGAATCTCACTAAGCCGGATATACTGCGAAAGCCCTTGGAGACGATAACGGGAGGTCCTAGTTTGATCAGTATGCATGGAGAGACGTGGAAACGGTGGAGGGCGTTGTTTAATCCAGGGTTTAATCCAGCATACTTGATTGGGCTGGCGCCGCATATTGCAGACGAGGTTGCGGTTTTCTGCGAGCagttgaggaagaaggccagaGAGCGCGAGATGTTTCTGCTTGAGCCTCTCACGCTGAGGTTAACTGTTGATACTATTTGCTCTGTTACACT CGACGCGCAGCTCCATCATCAGACAAAAGACCATCCCCTGGCGATAGCACTACAGCGACAGATTGAATGGACTTCCTTTGGAACGACCTTCAACCCCTTCAAGCGCTATCTCACTATCCGACCACTGGTGCTGTGGTACAACAACCGCCTGATGAACCAATTTATCAACCAAGAGATCGATCGAGCGTACCATGAGCAATCGGGCCAGCCATCCAAGTCCGTGATCGCGCTCGCTCTCAGGCAGTATCTGAAAGAGCAAACCAACGGAAACACTGCTCAGTCACTAAAGGACTTCAAACGGCGCGTCGCGCCCCAGTTGcgcgtcttcctcttcgctggGCGAGACACAACAAGCAGCACTCTGCTGTATACCTTTTATCTCCTTTCGAAACACCAAGAGATCCTGGAAAAAGTCCGCGCAGAACACGACAATGTTTTCGGGAAAGATCATCATCAGGCACGGAATCGAATCCGCGAGGACGCGCAGCTTCTTAACCAACTCCCGTACACAGTCGCTGTGATAAAAGAGACCCTCCGCCTGTTCCCACCATCGGCCTCAATGCGCGAGGGCAGAGAGGGCGTTGAAATAGTCGGTGACGACGGCCAGCGCTATCCCACCACCGGCTGCAATGTCTGGACGCTGACAGTTGCCCTCCACCATAACGGCAACCACTGGAAGGAGGCAGAGTCGTTTATCCCTGAGCGGTGGCTCGTCGGGCCAGAGGATCCCCTATATCCGGTTAAAGGCGCCTGGAGGGCGTTTGAGTTCGGCCCCCGGGGCTGCATTGGGCAGACACTTGCGCTGCTGGAGCTCAGGATTGCACTTGTGATGACCCTGCGGGAGTTTGATATCACGCCTGCCTATGATGAGTGGGATGGCTTGCACCCGCGGGAATTCGTTAAACAGGTAAATGGGCATCGTGCGTACCAAGCGGAgaaggggggagggggagctCATCCTGCTGATGGTGTACCATGTCGAGTTACCTTGCGGAAGTAG
- a CDS encoding aldo/keto reductase (COG:C;~EggNog:ENOG410PJ9A;~InterPro:IPR023210,IPR036812;~PFAM:PF00248;~SECRETED:SignalP(1-25);~SMCOG1039:aldo/keto reductase family oxidoreductase;~antiSMASH:Cluster_2.2) has translation MWPSCRLTLVVLSLIIGGFRRPDLGQRLDWSHPEQRTGDCMIGMRLSGAPWFIVSVGGGYKDAISYGHSGCTSISPNTDNHQQNITMAAPPAPQPPSLLGYHRVLSPLAGVRVSPLCLGTMHFGGQWAHTMGEVTKETAFALLDKFYEAGGNFIDTANFYQGEGSEKWIGEWLAARQNRDELVIATKYTMSYRHTGPEKIKSNYQGSHSKSLRLSLEASLKKLGTDYIDLLYVHMWDFSTGVEEVMQALHHVVASGKVLNIGISDAPAWVVVKCNEYARFHGLTRFCVFQGRWSCSYRDFEREIIPMCQSEGLAIAPFGVLGRGQFKTADEFQQGGTRNMGPQEEKHRLMAAKLAEVGQRKGVASTSIALAYVLHKSPYVFPVIGCRTVEHLESNIEALAVELTDEEIYEIEDATPFDVGFPMSFLFEMPGQKYRSDMTTRHIWQVTCNTRLEAVPKLRPIEPKQGYNQMDRK, from the exons ATGTGGCCGTCCTGCCGTCTTACCCTGGTCGTGCTGTCTCTTATAATTGGAGGCTTTCGTCGTCCGGACCTCGGCCAGCGACTGGATTGGTCGCACCCCGAACAAAGAACTGGGGACTGCATGATCGGTATGAGACTCTCCGGGGCGCCTTGGTTTATTGTTTCCGTTGGTGGTGGCTATAAGGACGCGATATCGTACGGACATTCTGGTTGCACATCCATCTCCCCCAATACAGACAACCATCAACAAAATATCACTATGGCAgcacccccagcaccacAACCCCCGAGTCTCCTCGGATACCACCGAGTGCTCTCTCCCCTGGCCGGTGTCCGCGTCTCGCCCCTCTGCCTAGGAACGATGCACTTCGGCGGGCAGTGGGCGCACACTATGGGCGAAGTCACCAAAGAAACGGCCTTTGCACTCCTCGACAAATTCTACGAAGCGGGCGGAAACTTCATCGACACCGCAAACTTCTACCAAGGCGAGGGCAGCGAGAAATGGATTGGGGAGTGGTTGGCCGCGCGCCAGAACCGCGACGAGCTCGTCATCGCGACCAAGTATACCATGAGCTACAGACATACCGGCCCCGAGAAGATCAAGTCGAATTACCAGGGCAGTCACTCGAAGAGCCTCCGCCTCTCGCTTGAGGCGAGTTTGAAGAAGCTAGGAACGGACTATATTGATCTGCTCTACGTGCACATGTGGGACTTTTCCAccggcgtcgaggaggtgATGCAGGCGCTGCACCACGTCGTCGCCAGTGGGAAAGTGCTGAATATCGGTATCAGCGATGCGCCCGCGTGGGTTGTTGTCAAGTGCAATGAGT ACGCGCGATTCCACGGACTGACGCGCTTCTgcgtcttccagggccgTTGGTCATGCTCATATCGCGACTTTGAGCGCGAGATCATCCCCATGTGCCAGTCCGAGGGACTTGCGATCGCACCGTTCGGCGTCCTGGGCCGCGGCCAGTTTAAGACGGCGGACGAGTTCCAGCAGGGGGGCACGCGTAACATGGGCccgcaggaggagaagcacCGGCTGATGGCCGCGAAGCTGGCGGAAGTAGGACAGCGCAAGGGAGTAGCCTCGACGAGTATCGCACTGGCATACGTGCTGCACAAGTCGCCGTATGTGTTCCCCGTCATCGGGTGTCGGACGGTCGAGCATCTGGAGTCGAACATCGAAGCTCTTGCGGTTGAGTTGACCGATGAGGAGATCTACGAGATTGAGGACGCGACGCCGTTCGACGTCGGTTTTCCGATGTCGTTCTTGTTTGAGATGCCGGGGCAGAAGTACCGAAGTGACATGACGACCAGGCATATCTGGCAGGTTACCTGCAATACTCGTCTTGAGGCTGTTCCGAAGCTTCGG CCCATCGAGCCGAAGCAGGGGTACAATCAGATGGATCGGAAGTAG
- a CDS encoding EthD domain-containing protein (COG:S;~EggNog:ENOG410PU4X;~InterPro:IPR011008,IPR009799;~PFAM:PF07110;~antiSMASH:Cluster_2.2;~go_function: GO:0016491 - oxidoreductase activity [Evidence IEA]): MSSGFTIVVFVTRKPGLSPAQFRDHWENTHVPLIRRLGGRSFPLSHTRHYLHRDETRSDYPISPLVGDPGDFTYDGFAIVSFASRDAFGEFLPVMTSPEVLEDEERFTDREKMKAVVLGDVRATA; this comes from the coding sequence atgtcATCCGGTTTCACAATCGTCGTCTTCGTGACGCGCAAGCCAGGCCTCTCTCCAGCCCAATTCCGCGACCATTGGGAGAACACACACGTCCCCCTTATCCGAAGACTTGGAGGAAGATCATTCCCTTTAAGTCATACCCGGCATTATCTACACCGCGATGAGACCCGTTCAGACTACCCGATTAGCCCGCTGGTAGGCGACCCTGGCGACTTCACGTACGACGGATTCGCCATAGTCAGCTTTGCAAGCAGAGATGCTTTTGGAGAATTCCTGCCGGTTATGACCAGTCCggaggttttggaagatgaagagcggTTCACGGAtcgagagaagatgaaggccgTTGTGCTCGGGGATGTTAGGGCTACAGCTTAG
- a CDS encoding SDR family oxidoreductase (COG:Q;~EggNog:ENOG410PJKM;~InterPro:IPR002347,IPR036291,IPR020904;~PFAM:PF00106,PF13561,PF08659;~SMCOG1001:short-chain dehydrogenase/reductase SDR;~antiSMASH:Cluster_2.2;~go_function: GO:0016491 - oxidoreductase activity [Evidence IEA];~go_process: GO:0055114 - oxidation-reduction process [Evidence IEA]): MSDNHRLDGKVALVTGAGRGIGAAIAVALGQRGAKVVVNYANSHEAAEKVVDEIKASGSDAIALKADVGDPEAVAKLMDKTVEHFGYLDIVSSNAGIVSFGHLKDVTPDEFDRVFRVNTRGQFFVAREAYRHLREGGRIILTSSNTASVKGVPKHAIYSGSKGAIDTFVRCLAIDCGDKKITVNAVAPGAIKTDMFLAVSREYIPNGESFTDEQVDECAAWLSPLNRVGLPVDVARVVSFLASDAAEWVSGKIIGVDGGAFR, from the exons ATGTCCGACAACCACCGCCTTGATGGAAAGGTTGCCCTTGTCACCGGCGCCGGCCGTGGAATCGGGGCTGCCATCGCAGTAGCTCTCGGTCAACGCGGCGCCAAAGTTGTCGTCAACTATGCCAACTCGCACGAGGCCGCCGAGAAGGttgtcgacgagatcaaagcAAGCGGCAGTGATGCGATTGCACTCAAGGCCGACGTTGGCGACCCGGAAGCTGTGGCAAAATTGATGGACAAGACTGTAGAGCATTTTGGGTATCTTGATATTGTCTCCTCGAATGCTGGGATTGTCTCGTTTGGACATCTCAAGGATGTCACACCGGAC GAATTTGATCGGGTCTTCCGCGTCAACACCCGCGGCCAGTTCTTTGTTGCGCGTGAAGCCTATCGCCATCTACGTGAAGGAGGCCGCATCATCCTGACCAGCTCCAACACTGCATCGGTGAAAGGGGTACCCAAGCACGCCATCTACTCCGGATCTAAGGGCGCCATTGATACATTCGTCCGCTGCCTGGCGATCGACTGCGGCGACAAGAAAATCACCGTGAATGCCGTTGCACCTGGCGCTATCAAGACGGACATGTTTCTCGCTGTGTCCCGGGAGTACATTCCGAACGGCGAGAGCTTTACCGATGAGCAGGTCGATGAG TGTGCTGCGTGGTTGTCCCCGTTGAACAGAGTCGGTCTGCCGGTCGATGTAGCTCGTGTGGTCAGCTTCCTGGCATCGGACGCAGCAGAATGGGTCAGTGGGAAGATtatcggtgttgatggaggggcaTTTCGATAG
- a CDS encoding flavin-containing monooxygenase (COG:Q;~EggNog:ENOG410PI4T;~InterPro:IPR020946,IPR036188;~PFAM:PF13450;~SMCOG1092:hypothetical protein;~antiSMASH:Cluster_2.2;~go_function: GO:0004499 - N,N-dimethylaniline monooxygenase activity [Evidence IEA];~go_function: GO:0050660 - flavin adenine dinucleotide binding [Evidence IEA];~go_function: GO:0050661 - NADP binding [Evidence IEA];~go_process: GO:0055114 - oxidation-reduction process [Evidence IEA]): MTVSYINGQGQRVRPFQPEVPAYSIPQDTTWNDPNNRRLRVITIGAGFSGILMAYQVQKQCQNMDHVVYEKSGDIGGTWLTNRYPNAGCDIPSHAYTYRFALYPDWPRYFSYAADIWEYLDKVCNAFDLRKYMQFHTEVIESRWVEDKGQWNVRLRRQLPGHEPVEFDDYCHVLLNACGWPDTPGLHQRFKGRVVHTASWPDNYKPEQWKDERVAVIGSGASSVQAVAGMQPRTGHLDVFVRTGVWFGVLAGNTGTPTKVYSESECTEFKTNPTALVDHAKSIEAEVNGMWGAFYRDSVAQKGASNFFRQRTASIIKDERLAQGFTPEFGFGCRRITPGDPYMEAIQQSNVDVHFTAVASCTEDGVVGADGVERKVDTIVCATGFDNTYRPQFATIGRNGVDLRDKWEKSPEAYLGLAVPEMPNYLTFIGPSWPIQNGSVMAPLHSVSEYAIQLLKKMQNENIRSWVPRQQVTDQFNEHVQEWVKHTVWSDDCRSWYRNNETGRVNAIWPGSSLHYQQVIERPRYEDFEIRYFESNPWAHLGMGWTALDRAGGKKADVSPHLCLDNIDPIWFKAIGGDLNMLEWQRYKANTKSQNKAGEADT; encoded by the exons ATGACAGTCTCCTACATTAACGGGCAGGGCCAGCGAGTAAGACCATTTCAGCCTGAGGTGCCTGCATACTCGATCCCCCAGGACACAACATGGAACGACCCAAACAATCGCCGGCTGCGTGTCATTACGATTGGCGCTGGATTCTCGGGCATCCTGATGGCGTATCAGGTGCAGAAGCAGTGTCAGAACATGGACCATGTTGTTTATGAGAAGAGCGGCGATATTGGGG GAACCTGGCTCACGAATCGATATCCAAACGCTGGCTGTGACATTCCCAGTCATGCGTACACTTATCGATTTGCATTA TACCCCGACTGGCCGCGTTACTTCTCCTATGCCGCCGATATCTGGGAATATCTAGACAAGGTGTGCAATGCCTTCGATCTCCGAAAGTACATGCAGTTCCATACAGAAGTGATTGAGAGTCGCTGGGTCGAAGACAAGGGCCAGTGGAATGTTCGTCTCCGGCGACAGCTGCCTGGACATGAGCCGGTGGAGTTTGACGATTACTGCCATGTGCTACTCAACGCATGCGGA TGGCCCGATACGCCAGGACTGCACCAGCGCTTCAAAGGGCGGGTCGTCCACACCGCGAGCTGGCCAGACAACTACAAGCCAGAGCAGTGGAAAGACGAGCGCGTCGCAGTCATCGGCTCCGGTGCATCTTCCGTTCAGGCTGTCGCTGGTATGCAACCACGTACAGGCCATCTTGACGTCTTTGTACGCACCGGCGTCTGGTTCGGCGTTTTAGCAGGCAACACAGGGACACCAACAAAGGTTTACAGCGAGAGTGAATGCACCGAATTCAAGACCAATCCGACAGCCTTGGTCGACCATGCAAAGAGCATCGAGGCCGAGGTTAATGGCATGTGGGGAGCCTTCTACCGCGACTCGGTGGCTCAGAAGGGGGCATCGAATTTCTTCCGCCAGCGCACTGCCAGTATCATCAAGGACGAGCGCTTGGCTCAAGGCTTCACGCCTGAATTTGGCTTTGGTTGTCGTCGGATAACACCCGGAGACCCTTATATGGAGGCCATCCAGCAGTCCAATGTCGATGTCCATTTCACTGCTGTTGCCAGCTGTACTGAAGATGGTGTCGTTGGGGCGGACGGTGTAGAGAGGAAGGTAGACACCATTGTCTGTGCGACTGGGTTCGACAACACTTATCGTCCGCAGTTTGCGACCATCGGGCGGAATGGAGTCGACCTCCGCGACAAGTGGGAGAAAAGCCCCGAGGCGTATCTCGGGCTCGCTGTGCCGGAGATGCCCAACTACCTCACGTTCATCGGCCCGTCATGGCCTATTCAGAACGGCAGTGTCATGGCCCCCCTGCATTCGGTCTCCGAGTATGCAATCCAGctgctgaagaagatgcagaaTGAGAATATCCGCAGCTGGGTTCCTCGACAGCAGGTTACAGACCAGTTCAACGAGCATGTCCAGGAGTGGGTGAAGCACACTGTCTGGAGTGACGATTGTCGAAGCT GGTATAGAAACAACGAAACGGGCCGCGTCAACGCCATCTGGCCAGGCTCGTCGCTGCATTATCAGCAGGTAATCGAGCGGCCGCGGTACGAGGACTTTGAGATCCGCTACTTCGAATCGAACCCCTGGGCGCATCTGGGAATGGGGTGGACTGCCCTAGACCGCGCAGGGGGGAAAAAGGCAGATGTCTCGCCGCATTTATGCTTGGACAATATCGACCCGATATG GTTCAAAGCAATTGGTGGCGACCTGAATATGCTCGAGTGGCAGCGATATAAAGCAAATACCAAATCACAGAACAAGGCCGGTGAGGCAGACACTTAA
- a CDS encoding glutathione S-transferase family protein (COG:H;~EggNog:ENOG410PWXC;~InterPro:IPR036249,IPR040079,IPR036282,IPR010987, IPR004045,IPR004046;~PFAM:PF13409,PF00043,PF14497,PF13417,PF02798;~SMCOG1193:glutathione S-transferase;~antiSMASH:Cluster_2.2;~go_function: GO:0005515 - protein binding [Evidence IEA];~go_process: GO:0006749 - glutathione metabolic process [Evidence IEA]), which yields MSFGVLYTRPFNPRSLAILAVAKANGLPLEVKTITSSKEAPEEYLKLNPLGKIPTFAGADGFVLTEAIAIATYVTAQNEDTTLLGVSKKDYSSILRWMAFGITEILPTLGGWFNPLIGRAPFVPDAIQRSKEDTLFRLQILDGHLRDREYLVGEALTLADLFVVGIVQGAFRFFLDPAWRSEHPGVSGWFARVHSLPIVTDVAGTPALAEAEMPITPSKWNTEGKA from the exons ATGTCGTTCGGCGTGCTCTATACTCGCCCCTTTAACCCACGGTCCCTAGCAATCCTCGCCGTGGCCAAGGCCAACGGCCTCCCCCTCGAGGTCAAAACCATCACCTCGTCCAAGGAGGCCCCAGAAGAGTATCTCAAACTGAATCCTCTAGGGAAGATCCCTACATTCGCTGGGGCTGATGGCTTCGTACTGACAGAGGCCATTGCCATCGCTACCTACG TGACTGCCCAGAATGAAGATACCACCCTCCTCGGCGTCTCGAAGAAAGACTACAGCTCCATCCTCCGCTGGATGGCCTTTGGGATTACCGAGATTCTCCCCACATTGGGAGGCTGGTTCAACCCGCTGATCGGTCGAGCGCCGTTTGTCCCAGACGCAATCCAGagaagcaaggaggacaCTCTGTTCCGGCTGCAGATTCTAGACGGGCATCTGCGCGACCGTGAGTATCTGGTCGGGGAGGCTCTCACCCTGGCCGACCTGTTTGTCGTCGGCATAGTTCAGGGCGCATTTCGTTTCTTCCTTGACCCGGCCTGGCGCTCGGAGCATCCTGGGGTTTCGGGGTGGTTTGCACGAGTTCATTCGCTGCCTATTGTCACTGATGTAGCTGGAACTCCTGCTCTGGCTGAAGCTGAGATGCCGATTACACCTTCTAAGTGGAATACCGAGGGCAAGGCATAG